In Camelina sativa cultivar DH55 chromosome 17, Cs, whole genome shotgun sequence, the genomic stretch AAAACAAGATACATGTAAATGTCAGAAGAATCGACCTGAATTCAAAACCTCTATAGTATATGGAACAATACAATCATCGCACACCTCAAATATACAAAGCATATGTGCATATCATGATGTCATGTTCTCTACAGCGTAAGGATCGAACTAAACTCAAAGTATACAAATGAAGCTATATACTAACTTGTCGTTAGAAAGAACATGATATTTTTTCGTCTCTTGTACCCCAAACATTATATTCAAGCATCCTAAACTAAAGCAGACACAGTCTTCTGTGCTCAACTATCTCTAGTGGAATTTGATCACCCTGATGGATGGGTCTTGaaaatctccaaaaactccATTACTAAATCTTGATGACCCTGAACAAGTTCAATGACCTGcaaagataacaaaacaaaatcaaaccaaaagagAGCTAAGAAAGTGCAACTCACACAGTAGCCCACCCAAGAAACCCCTACCTCCTCATAATACTCATCTACGGACTTGTTTCCTTCTTTGAACATTTTCAGTATCTCGAGAAATGACTCAAATACATGGAGATCATCCCCCTGAAACCTTTCCTGCACATTGACGGATTTGTTAGCATATGATGAAACATCAAAATGGTTATACTATTTTTTAGCATTCTATACCTTAATCATGTTATGAAAAATCACTGcatgtttttttctgttatctTCAGATATAGCCCGCTGATGGAGGAATCTCTGAGTCTCAGCTGGAAGGAAGGTAGTTAAACGAAGAAAAAGATTCTGGTGATCTTGCAGGAGTTCCTCCAAGTATTTAACGTCACCAGCAATACCAGTTAGTACTCTACAAAGAGAATAATAACATCAGAATCAATTCACAATGTGTGCTACTTGTGTATATATTGAGACTTGAGATTAAGGGCAAACAAAAACTGAACAGGGACACAAATAATTCATACCTATTACGTCTAATAGAACGAAAGTTCTCGTAAAACACGTAATATTTGAGAGGGTTATCATGAAATGCTGCCTTCACATCAGTAAGGTATGAATCCAAATCTTCTTTAGTTGGAGGGATGATTATCGTAGCCCCAGTTGGAAGGAAGACACTGAAACCACGAAGCAGATTCGGATGATCTTCAAGGAGTATCTCCACCCTTGTAATGACACTAGCGGCATCAAGTCTACAAAAGAGAGACGACAAGTAACATCATAATCAGTTCACATGCATGTGTGTTGTTGTGTagattgagaaaaatcaaatatataatatggaGAAAAATAATTCATACCGGCCACGATTATAATCCTTCATGATCTTGCGAAACTCTTGATATTTTGCAGGTTCATCATGTAATGCTTCCTTCACAGACTCTACGTATGAAAGCGCATCAGCAGCAGTTGGCTTGGGTGTTACGCTTCCTTTAACCATGGTGTCAGATTGGCCTAAActacatttttttaatcatccAAAGAAAGAGATCAGATCATTGAATCAATCGACTATCTAAGATCTTTCAAGAAACAGAGCCAAGTGTAGTTAAAGATCAATCTTGTTCCTCAAGAACTGTAAAATCCAAAACGACTACATAAAATGCAATAGCATTATTCGagtcaaaaccctaatcaaaacCGGATTCGAGGCCTCAATGTAATAACTCTACGATGAAGAAGTTATAATTCAAGAAGCGCTTCATTAGATCGAGGAAGGATTTGAAAGCAACGAATCAAAAAACTTGATCGTAGCCTAATCGTCGGGTGAATTCACAATGCCCGCAGTTGAAACGAAACAAGGATAAATCGGAAGAGGAACGAAGTATAGTTTACCGATATCAGCAGAGCAACAAGAAGCTTCGTCTTCGCAGAGTAAAGGGAGTTCAAGATTTctagaagcaaaacaaaaacttcagaaactaatttgaattttttatagtGGGGaatttcatattctttttatattttaattatggaCTTTTGTTTGCATTgatcagataaattaattaaaaacattttcataaaatcatatattaatttcGTAATTCACATCAGATTTacttaaattagaaaaacatatttgttattagatatagttgagttttgtttggtatacttttgtttgctttgtaGTTTTTTGGCCAAGTCATAGGGTTGAGTTTGATCTCTGttcctctctgtttttgtttctacgTTGAACTCTGTTTTCGAgtgttttgagatttttcaCCTCCACAGTTTTTAAGAAAAGATGAAGTAATAAAAGTCTACATAGCCCAAATGTACAGAGCTTTGCTCTTTTTATCTCTTAAGGCAGAGACAGTCTTCCAATGCCCTTAG encodes the following:
- the LOC104759405 gene encoding paired amphipathic helix protein Sin3-like 1 encodes the protein MVKGSVTPKPTAADALSYVESVKEALHDEPAKYQEFRKIMKDYNRGRLDAASVITRVEILLEDHPNLLRGFSVFLPTGATIIIPPTKEDLDSYLTDVKAAFHDNPLKYYVFYENFRSIRRNRVLTGIAGDVKYLEELLQDHQNLFLRLTTFLPAETQRFLHQRAISEDNRKKHAVIFHNMIKERFQGDDLHVFESFLEILKMFKEGNKSVDEYYEEVIELVQGHQDLVMEFLEIFKTHPSG